One stretch of Microbacterium terrae DNA includes these proteins:
- a CDS encoding metal ABC transporter solute-binding protein, Zn/Mn family, translating to MVPKHSAVSALALGAASALVLTGCATATGTAAEDDGPISVVASTDVYGDIAATVGGDLVEVTSIISSAAQDPHSYEASARDQLTVSKADLIIENGGGYDPFIDALIDASGSEATVLTASEFSHDWPGGDAHGDSGDEHAEDEHADDEHAEDEHADDEHADDEHADDEHGHDHVEGFNEHVWYDPHAMADLALGIASQLELLSPDDADTFAANAEAFVADLTGLEDELDALSSAHAGAEVFLTEPVSFYLVEAAGLVDVTPADFSEAVEEGQDVAPATLLESLHLVSDGHVSVLITNSQTGGAETDQMIAEAEDAGIPVIAFSETLPEGQTYISWMQANIEALSTALQA from the coding sequence ATGGTCCCGAAGCACTCCGCCGTCTCCGCGCTCGCCCTCGGCGCAGCATCCGCCCTCGTCCTCACCGGGTGCGCCACGGCGACGGGCACGGCGGCGGAAGACGACGGCCCTATCTCGGTGGTCGCGTCGACCGATGTGTACGGCGACATCGCCGCCACGGTCGGCGGCGACCTGGTCGAGGTGACCTCGATCATCTCGTCGGCGGCGCAGGACCCGCACAGCTACGAGGCGAGTGCGCGCGACCAGCTGACGGTCTCGAAGGCCGACCTCATCATCGAGAACGGCGGAGGCTACGACCCGTTCATCGATGCGCTCATCGACGCGAGCGGGAGCGAGGCGACCGTGCTCACCGCCTCGGAGTTCTCGCACGACTGGCCCGGAGGCGACGCCCACGGCGACTCGGGCGACGAGCACGCGGAAGACGAGCACGCCGACGACGAGCACGCGGAAGACGAGCACGCCGACGACGAGCACGCGGATGATGAGCACGCGGATGATGAGCACGGTCACGACCACGTCGAGGGCTTCAACGAGCACGTCTGGTACGACCCGCACGCCATGGCCGACCTCGCCCTCGGCATCGCGTCGCAGCTCGAGCTGCTGAGCCCCGACGACGCCGACACCTTCGCCGCGAACGCCGAGGCCTTCGTCGCCGATCTCACCGGCCTCGAGGACGAGCTCGACGCGCTCTCCTCCGCCCACGCGGGCGCCGAGGTGTTCCTCACCGAGCCAGTGTCGTTCTACCTCGTCGAGGCGGCGGGTCTCGTCGACGTCACGCCCGCCGACTTCAGCGAGGCCGTCGAGGAGGGGCAGGATGTCGCTCCCGCGACGCTGCTCGAGTCGCTGCACCTCGTCTCCGACGGCCACGTGAGCGTGCTGATCACCAACTCCCAGACCGGCGGCGCCGAGACCGATCAGATGATCGCCGAGGCCGAGGATGCCGGCATCCCCGTGATCGCGTTTTCGGAAACGCTCCCCGAGGGCCAGACTTACATCTCGTGGATGCAGGCGAACATCGAGGCGCTGAGCACGGCGCTGCAGGCGTGA
- a CDS encoding metal ABC transporter ATP-binding protein, whose translation MPPAGGEAALRIRGAALRRGDRELWADLDLDVRPGELIAVLGPSGSGKTTLLRSILGLEPLSSGEITVLGEPVTARGNRRVGYLPQSRPLPPDTALRARDLVALGVDGHRFGLPIPRRGDKQAVDALIDAVGARAFADTPVGRLSGGEQQRLRVGQALAGDPKLLLCDEPLTSLDLANQQAVIGLIDRHRREKGAAVVLVTHDINPLLGKVDRILYLAGGRFTLGTPKEVLRSDVLTDLYGAHVFVLRAGDRLVVVGAPDAEESHHHHDEAHA comes from the coding sequence GTGCCGCCGGCGGGCGGCGAGGCGGCGCTGCGCATCCGCGGTGCCGCCCTGCGGCGCGGCGACCGCGAGCTCTGGGCCGACCTCGACCTCGACGTGCGCCCCGGCGAGCTCATCGCCGTGCTCGGCCCGAGCGGGTCGGGCAAGACCACGCTCCTCCGCTCGATCCTCGGGCTCGAGCCGCTGAGCTCGGGCGAGATCACGGTGCTCGGCGAACCCGTGACCGCCCGCGGAAACCGCCGTGTGGGCTACCTGCCGCAGTCGCGGCCGCTCCCGCCCGACACCGCGCTGCGCGCGCGCGACCTGGTCGCGCTCGGTGTCGACGGTCACCGGTTCGGGCTGCCCATCCCCCGGCGCGGCGACAAGCAGGCGGTCGACGCGCTCATCGACGCGGTGGGCGCGCGGGCGTTCGCCGATACACCCGTCGGCCGACTCTCGGGCGGGGAGCAGCAGCGGCTGCGCGTCGGTCAGGCGCTCGCCGGCGACCCGAAGCTGCTGCTGTGCGACGAGCCGCTCACCAGCCTCGACCTCGCGAACCAACAGGCCGTGATCGGCCTCATCGACCGTCATCGGCGCGAGAAGGGCGCCGCCGTCGTGCTGGTCACCCACGACATCAACCCGCTCCTCGGCAAGGTCGACCGCATCCTGTACCTCGCCGGCGGCCGCTTCACGCTCGGCACCCCGAAGGAGGTGCTCCGCAGCGACGTGCTCACCGACCTGTACGGCGCGCACGTCTTCGTGCTGCGCGCCGGCGACCGGCTCGTCGTCGTCGGCGCGCCCGACGCAGAGGAGTCGCACCACCACCACGACGAGGCCCACGCATGA
- a CDS encoding metal ABC transporter permease: MNWSDIADAMFGGLPVYGEILALVSNAVWAGAVLGLVGGLIGVFVIQRDMAFAVHGISELSFAGAAAALLIGVDVVTGSIVGSLIAAALIGWLGARARDRNSIIGVLMPFGLGLGILFLSLYQGRSANRFSLLTGQIVSVQSDQLWWLVGIGVVVLAGVLLIWRPLRFDSLDPQSAAARGVPTTWVSLGFMLLLGLVVAVAVHIIGALLVMALLVTPAAAAMRVSSGPVAVPALAAVFGFVSAVGGILLAIMGTLPVSPYITTISFAIYVVCRIVGGRRDARWAHSTRR, from the coding sequence ATGAACTGGAGCGACATCGCCGACGCGATGTTCGGCGGGCTGCCCGTCTACGGCGAGATCCTCGCCCTCGTGTCGAACGCGGTCTGGGCGGGGGCCGTGCTCGGTCTCGTCGGCGGCCTCATCGGGGTTTTCGTCATCCAGCGCGACATGGCGTTCGCCGTGCACGGCATCAGCGAACTCTCGTTCGCCGGCGCCGCCGCGGCGCTCCTCATCGGCGTCGATGTCGTCACCGGGTCGATCGTCGGCTCGCTGATCGCCGCCGCGCTCATCGGGTGGCTGGGCGCCCGCGCGCGCGACCGCAACTCGATCATCGGCGTGCTGATGCCGTTCGGCCTCGGCCTCGGCATCCTGTTCCTCTCGCTGTACCAGGGCCGCAGCGCCAATCGCTTCAGCCTGCTCACCGGGCAGATCGTGTCGGTGCAGTCCGACCAGCTGTGGTGGCTCGTGGGCATCGGCGTGGTCGTGCTCGCCGGCGTCCTCCTCATCTGGAGGCCGCTGCGCTTCGACTCGCTCGACCCCCAGTCCGCCGCCGCCCGCGGCGTTCCCACCACCTGGGTGTCGCTCGGGTTCATGCTGCTGCTCGGCCTCGTGGTCGCCGTCGCGGTGCACATCATCGGAGCGCTCCTCGTGATGGCGCTCCTGGTCACCCCCGCCGCCGCCGCGATGCGCGTGTCGTCGGGCCCGGTGGCGGTACCGGCGCTCGCCGCGGTGTTCGGGTTCGTGTCGGCGGTCGGCGGCATCCTGCTCGCGATCATGGGAACGCTGCCCGTGAGCCCGTACATCACCACCATCTCGTTCGCGATCTACGTCGTCTGCCGGATCGTCGGGGGTCGCCGCGACGCCCGGTGGGCGCACAGCACCCGACGGTAG